Proteins encoded by one window of Spirochaetales bacterium:
- a CDS encoding type II toxin-antitoxin system HicB family antitoxin, with the protein MNYKVSVVIEKDEYGYYAYCPELEGCQSQGDNFEEVMENIKEAVEAYMETLSDDEIAEVLSKEIVSTNVEVIVG; encoded by the coding sequence ATGAACTACAAGGTTTCCGTTGTTATTGAGAAAGACGAATATGGATATTATGCCTATTGTCCCGAACTTGAAGGTTGCCAATCACAAGGTGACAATTTTGAAGAAGTTATGGAAAATATAAAAGAGGCGGTTGAAGCATATATGGAAACACTCAGTGATGATGAAATAGCGGAAGTATTGAGTAAGGAAATCGTTTCAACAAATGTTGAGGTTATAGTTGGCTAA
- a CDS encoding GxxExxY protein — protein sequence MDSFLYKDLSYNVLGIAFKVHNTLGPGLSESAYQGALVVELKYNGIPLQMQQVYSVYRDEYVWAYIADIVVDGKIILELKSVRQLTAGMEAQIINYLRLSGMPVFNLHQ from the coding sequence ATGGATTCGTTTCTTTACAAAGATCTTTCGTATAACGTGCTGGGGATTGCATTCAAGGTTCACAATACCCTCGGCCCCGGCCTTTCTGAAAGCGCCTACCAGGGGGCGCTTGTCGTCGAACTAAAATATAACGGTATCCCGTTACAGATGCAACAGGTGTACTCTGTCTACAGGGATGAATATGTCTGGGCGTATATAGCGGATATTGTCGTCGACGGCAAGATCATTCTCGAACTCAAATCCGTTCGGCAGCTTACCGCCGGTATGGAAGCGCAGATCATCAATTACCTCAGGCTTTCCGGTATGCCGGTTTTCAATCTCCACCAATAG
- a CDS encoding type II toxin-antitoxin system HicA family toxin, which yields MNGFEIIRIKGSHKVFFRENRRIVVPFHSGKILHPKIVKQVLKAIGGD from the coding sequence ATGAACGGCTTTGAAATAATCCGTATAAAGGGCAGTCATAAAGTCTTTTTTAGGGAAAATCGTCGTATTGTTGTTCCGTTTCATTCGGGGAAAATACTTCATCCTAAAATTGTCAAACAAGTTTTAAAAGCTATTGGTGGAGATTGA
- a CDS encoding glycosyltransferase family 4 protein has translation MKIALISRYCNKRQGIPSVVANLAECFSEKHEVHIFSQTCEDVDTKKIFFHSLPALFPRHFINELFFFIIAGLLLRKYRFDVVHFHDPCLYQGGIFTSHAFPRAGIKRIRRLNKICDTGITDKYFHTYKLLFPVSEYNMSLKSRTRIIAVSNRMKTNIVTLLGRQPDDIDVVPNGVNPEKFDFRTSRTYRKEIREKHFITENDFIILFVGYYHLRKGLKFLIEALKQINNELIKILVVGDDPFRREYLLSLINEYRLERRIIFAGDQKEMGGFYASGDVLVLPTLYEPFGNVVLEAMCCSVPVILSRQAGACDIIQDGENGLLINDPTNPLEIAKLIQKLYDNPGMMKTIAERGYATAIRYSWNTIAKRTLDIYKSYIDDRGNRIHSS, from the coding sequence ATGAAAATCGCGCTCATCAGCCGCTACTGTAATAAACGGCAGGGAATTCCCAGTGTCGTGGCGAACCTGGCAGAATGTTTTTCCGAAAAGCACGAAGTTCATATATTCAGTCAAACCTGTGAAGACGTGGATACAAAGAAGATTTTTTTTCATTCTTTGCCCGCATTATTTCCGCGTCATTTTATCAATGAGTTGTTCTTTTTCATTATTGCCGGATTGTTACTCAGAAAATACCGATTTGATGTTGTACATTTTCACGATCCATGTCTGTATCAAGGCGGTATTTTTACAAGCCACGCCTTTCCCAGAGCCGGCATCAAGAGGATAAGAAGATTGAATAAAATCTGTGATACCGGTATAACAGATAAATATTTTCATACTTATAAACTACTGTTTCCTGTTTCCGAATATAATATGTCGTTGAAAAGTAGAACCCGGATTATCGCTGTTTCAAACAGAATGAAAACGAATATCGTCACACTCCTTGGCAGACAACCGGATGACATCGATGTGGTTCCGAATGGTGTAAATCCGGAAAAATTCGATTTCCGGACCAGCAGAACATACAGAAAAGAAATCCGCGAAAAACATTTCATTACCGAAAATGATTTCATTATTCTGTTTGTCGGATATTATCATTTAAGGAAAGGACTCAAGTTTCTCATTGAAGCTTTGAAACAAATAAACAATGAATTGATCAAAATTCTGGTGGTCGGTGATGATCCGTTTCGAAGAGAGTATCTTTTATCCCTTATCAACGAATATCGTCTTGAAAGACGAATAATCTTTGCCGGCGATCAAAAGGAAATGGGCGGATTTTATGCTTCAGGAGACGTTCTGGTGCTGCCGACTTTATACGAACCTTTCGGAAACGTGGTACTGGAAGCCATGTGTTGCAGCGTTCCCGTGATCCTGTCACGACAAGCGGGCGCCTGTGATATTATTCAGGATGGGGAAAATGGTTTACTGATAAATGATCCGACTAACCCATTGGAAATAGCGAAATTGATCCAGAAGCTTTACGATAATCCCGGAATGATGAAAACAATCGCTGAAAGAGGTTATGCGACTGCCATTCGATATTCATGGAATACCATCGCGAAACGCACTTTGGATATCTATAAAAGCTATATCGATGACAGAGGTAATCGTATTCACTCCTCATAG